AAGTACCATACACAGCAATACCTAAGTATATGATCTAacaatcgcttgttcaagtcccctagtgggactaaaacaaaagggaaaatataaaaaaaaaaacatcaaaagtttaaaaaaaaacaaaacatcccttttcccataaaataatgtaaacaataaaaaatgaaacatattgttatcgctgcgtctgtgaaagtccgaactattccaatttttgtttttaacaaattTTATAAATTTGTTACCACTGTAATCCTATCGACCCGCCAAATAAAGATAACGTGTCATTTTTAGCGCGTGGTGAACGCCACAAAACCATAAGCTCCCCAAAAAATaggggaattgctgtttttttgacattccaccccacaaaataattttttaagttGTTCAGTACATTAAATGGCGCCATTAAAAATGTGTAAGTTCTGGCTATTGGAATGcgggacaaaaaaaatgaaattctgaGATTGAAAAATGGCCTGAGCCCTAAAGTGTAACTAAAGTTTCATAGAAccgttgacatgtcagaagtttgaatcaGTGGGGGGTCCGAGGGCTGAGACCCCACAGATTGGTATAAATGAGGGAGCAGAAgttctcgggtgagcgctgtgcccctCCACGGATAGCCAAGCGAGCGGTGTGCGGATCGTAGACTTACTATTCAGCTCGTCCGCCACTCACTCGGCTTTCCGAGGGGAGTCGatcaaagccgatcagaaatgaaggcTCTTTTAGCGATCGTGGGGGTCTCGGCACTCTGACCCCACTGATCATTACTTCTGACGTGTCGCTATATGGGTAAGTCCACACGTAGTAAATACTGTGTATGatccgcaatggatttcattgcggaaacaaatcgcaggctgcagcggtcacgtgggatgaaacgtcctcccGTGAGGCTGGGCTGTAGGGCGTCAGAGGGTAGGTATAGACAGCGGATACCATGTGGACTTAGACGCGGcggatccgccctgtgtgaatgtagccgaagTCAAACAttttatgaaagtttagttacaattTAGGGGTTAATGAAAACCTGGAACCGCTCGGTTCTAATCCTCACCAAGCGTTAAACCGAGTAGGAATTAAAGGTGGtctttgtttttttctagatggCCTTTGTGGTAATGAAACGTCACCGGAAGAAGGTTCTTGTTTCTCCAACCAATCAAAAGACTTCGCTTGGAACCGTATACGAAACGACTCGAAGATCCCCAGAAATAAGTTACCCAACGTTTCTTGTGATGGAAGAAGTTTAAAAGACCTCCGCAATTACACCGCCATAAAGCGAGAACCAGGTCCATTTACTTATATGAAGGAAGAAAAAGGCTCATGTGATGGAGGAAACTTCACAGATGACGATTGTACGCCAATAGATGATACCGAACGCTACACATCTACTCATGTTATGGAGGCACCAGTGTCATGTGATGAAGAAAACCTTACAGACCTGGCCCTGTATACACCCACAGAAGACCCGGCCCTGTATACACCCACAGAAGACCCGGCCCTGTATACACCCACAGAAGACCCGGCCCTGTATATACCCACAGAAGACCCTGCCCTGTATATACCCACAAATCATACACAACAATATCAATCTTATAATAAGGAGGAACCAGTCCCATGTGATGAAGATCTCACCGAACCCAACAGTTATCCACCCACTGACCATCTACAATATACATCTCCTCATATTAAGGAGAAACCGGTCTCCCGTGATGGAGGAAACCTCACAGACCCCATTTGTGCATCCATAGAGAACATGGAATACTATGCATCTACTCATGTTATGGAGGCACCAGCCTCATGTGATGGAGGTAACTTCACAGACTCTGTTCTGTATATACCAACAGATCATACACCACAATATCCATCTTCTTATAATAAAGAGGAACCGGTCTCATGTGATGAAGATTTCACCGAACCCAACAGTTATCCACCCACTGACCATCTACAATATACATCTCCTCATATTAAGGAGAAACCGGTCTCCCGTGATGGAGGAAACCTCGCAGACCCCATTTGTATACCTATAGATAATACGGAATACTATGCATCTACTCATGTTATGGAGGCACCAGTCTCACGTGGTGGAGGAAACTTCACAGACCCCATTTGTACATCCATAGATCATACCGCATATTATGCATCTACTCATGTTATGGAGGCACCAGCCTCATGTGATGAAGGAAACCTCACAGATCCTCTCATGTATATACCCACAGATCATACACAACAATATAAATCTTCTCATAATAAGGAGGAACCAGTCTCATGTGAAGATCTCACTGAACCCAACAGTTATCCACCCACAGACCATCTACAATATACATCTCCTCATATTAAGGAGGAACCGTTCTCCCGTGATGGAGGAAACCTCACAGACTCCATTTGTACATCCATAGAGGACACCGAACACTACCCATCTACTCATATTATCGAGGCACCAGTGTCATATGATGGAGGAAACCTCACAGATCCTCTCATTTATACAACCCCAGATCCTACACAACAATATCATTCTTCTCATATTAAGGAGGAACCAGTCTCATGTGAAGATCTCACCGAACCCAACAGTTATCTGCCCACAGACCATCTACAATATACATCTCCTCATATTAAGGAGGAACCATTATCATGTGATGAAGATCTCACCGCACCCAACATTTATACATCCATAGATCATACACAACACCACCCAACTACTCCTATTAAGGAGGAACCAGTCTCATGTGATGACCCCAACCGATATACACCAACCAACTATCCACAGCAATATCCGCTTTCTTATATTAAAAATGAACCAGACTCTGATAGTCGAGGAAACATGGCTCATCCCGATATGTATACAGCTGGAGATCATGCACAATGTCCATCTACTCACATTAAGGAGGAACCAGATTCCTGTGATAGCGGAGACCTCACATACCCTACAGATCATACACAACCATGTCCACCTACACATGTTAAGGAGGAACCGGTCTCATTCGATGGCGTAAACCATTACCAATCCACTCCTGTTAAAGAGGAACCAGATTCATGCCTTGGCAATGCCAAATATCCCATTGATCAACCACAtgaggaaccggtcaccagcgagACCTTCAAAGACCATACGCAAAAAATTCCATCTACTTGTGTTAAGGAGGAAATGAATGTACAACATTCACCAACGTTGGGTTCTCCAGATGTGAAGACCGAAAACTCCTCGCCCCCTGTGAAGGTTATAGTACTAGCTCACCTGGTTGACATAGACCACACTAATGCAGGTGGCACAAACCACAAACGGGATATTTCCCAGGAATGCGTTGCGAGCACCTCAAATCGTGGTAAACCTGGCGGCCCGGAAACCAGATTGTCCATCAGAAATGGTGCTAGATCAGTGAGGACTCCTGAGGCAGCTCAGACATTTGGTGACATTTCCAACCTTACGAAATACTCCAGAGCTCACTCTCGAAAGAAAACCCTccaatgttcagaatgtggacaaTATTTTCTAAGGAAGTTACAACTAGATGCCCACCTAAAAACGCACGTCAAACCGAAGCCGGTCGCGTGTTCAGATTGCGGCAAATATTTTACGGACAACGTTCAACCCGTGGAACAGAAGAAACACAATAGAGATGCGAAATGTCCTGTTTATAGGAAACGTTTCGACAATGAACCAAATCTTACCCTCGAAAAAAATCACAAAGGAGAAAAACCATTCCAGTGCCCCGAATGCGGCAAATGTTTCAGCATTTACTATGAATTATATGTTCACAAAAAGACTCACATGGAAGACTCCAATTACTAGTGACCCTCTGAGGGACCCATCAAACCACAAAACGCCCAATTGAAACCTGGGCGGGAGGTTCCACACTGGACCAATCAAAATGTTCAACGCGTGAGAACAAACAACTATTATCTTGAGAGACCATGTCATGCGGTAGAAGACCGGCTGGTGGTACGCCTGAAATCAGGGGAAGGATCAAAggttatggctatgttcacacttgcgttgccgAAACTGTTGTATAACAGATACCAATGGCGTATACATACAATGGGGTTTGTTTCCGACTAATATGGTCTGTCGGCGTCCCCTTGTCTGTCATTTTTGCTATGAAATGTGACGGAACTGAtggcagtgtgaacacagccttaaaggggttgtccaggcacggacaactgatgacctatccacaggagaggtcatcagtatatgatcgtgaggatctgacacccggaccctgcagggCACTGGAGGTCTATTCCGGAAGTAGAtcgctccggtcacagaatagtgGCCGAGATGCAGctccgctcctattcaagtgagcagctgattggtgcggggtccaagCGTCGGAtcctcaccgatcatatactgatgacctatcctgtggataggtcatcagttgtctgtgcctggacaacccctttaaggaccgaTTACACagaccaattatcgggcaaactagtgttcatatgaacgctcgttcccgattcattgccgtgtgaacatacgaaTGATCAGCCGACGAATGAGCCCATTTTTAAGCAGCGTTAAATATCCTCGTTCTCGACAGCACATCTCACatctgctgccaacatgatggaaatgtatggggatgaatgatcggagtaacgagcgctcatccccagaCATAGCCGATCATTGCTCGATGTGAAAGGAGCCAACGagggccgatcaacaagctgcctCACTGATCACCGCTCGTTGTCACCGCTCGGCCGTGTGATCTTAAGACCAACGCAAAGAATGAATTGTaagatttgttttttcttttgaaaTGTCAAAAGCTCATTTTGTAGCATCTGATCTTTGTGGAGTCGGCgcttattatttataaatattgtAAAAGGTTTTTCATGGTTTCTTTCATACAATGTTCTACAGACTAAAGGAAAACTCCACTTTTCagctttctttaaccccttgtgtGTGATACCCTGGGGGTATTTGGGGCATGCACTATGTGGGTATAGAGTAGCTCCATGTAGAAGGTTGACATGAGGACCTCCTGTCAGGGGCGTAACCAGATAGAGCCGTGTTTGCTCGGCGTCACGACCTTGTATACGCCGCAGCAGTCTTGATGTGGCAGTCAGAGGGGATCTGGGGCAGGCACCCTCCCCTCCGGGCCCGGTTCTCCCTCCCCTCCGGGCCCGGTTCTCCCTCCCCTCCGGGCCCGGTTCTCCCTCCTCTCCGGGTCGCGGTTCCCCCTCTGGGCCCGGTTCCCCTCTAGTTCTCCTTTCCTTTATTCACAGATGTATAAAACTTAATATTCCAAGTCTTTATAGTAaaccactataaaaaaaaaaaaatacatcattgtaaggggtagttcacacagagtattttggcgctgtttttgacgcgaGCGGTACAAAACCTtgtcctatctttgggcgtttccgtctctgacatcccattgacatcaatgggaggcagagaaaacgctCAATTGCCatggacaaaaaacgcagcgacagGTCAAACGCGTACAGGCCGgtcaaaaatctgcctcaaaattcctgaaggaattggaTGTTGGACTTTGTTAATGCTGGGCCTAATTCATGACAAGAAAGCagaactggccttgttgcccatagcaaccaatcagaactccTCTTACATATCCTAAACTGCTttgggaaaatgaaagcagcacagtgattggttgcaatgggcaACATGTGATGCTAAATGTCTATTGTTTGGGGGCAGCTGAAAATGACTTAAAGGGGTACac
The nucleotide sequence above comes from Rhinoderma darwinii isolate aRhiDar2 chromosome 11, aRhiDar2.hap1, whole genome shotgun sequence. Encoded proteins:
- the LOC142663402 gene encoding uncharacterized protein LOC142663402, with product MKEEKGSCDGGNFTDDDCTPIDDTERYTSTHVMEAPVSCDEENLTDLALYTPTEDPALYTPTEDPALYTPTEDPALYIPTEDPALYIPTNHTQQYQSYNKEEPVPCDEDLTEPNSYPPTDHLQYTSPHIKEKPVSRDGGNLTDPICASIENMEYYASTHVMEAPASCDGGNFTDSVLYIPTDHTPQYPSSYNKEEPVSCDEDFTEPNSYPPTDHLQYTSPHIKEKPVSRDGGNLADPICIPIDNTEYYASTHVMEAPVSRGGGNFTDPICTSIDHTAYYASTHVMEAPASCDEGNLTDPLMYIPTDHTQQYKSSHNKEEPVSCEDLTEPNSYPPTDHLQYTSPHIKEEPFSRDGGNLTDSICTSIEDTEHYPSTHIIEAPVSYDGGNLTDPLIYTTPDPTQQYHSSHIKEEPVSCEDLTEPNSYLPTDHLQYTSPHIKEEPLSCDEDLTAPNIYTSIDHTQHHPTTPIKEEPVSCDDPNRYTPTNYPQQYPLSYIKNEPDSDSRGNMAHPDMYTAGDHAQCPSTHIKEEPDSCDSGDLTYPTDHTQPCPPTHVKEEPVSFDGVNHYQSTPVKEEPDSCLGNAKYPIDQPHEEPVTSETFKDHTQKIPSTCVKEEMNVQHSPTLGSPDVKTENSSPPVKVIVLAHLVDIDHTNAGGTNHKRDISQECVASTSNRGKPGGPETRLSIRNGARSVRTPEAAQTFGDISNLTKYSRAHSRKKTLQCSECGQYFLRKLQLDAHLKTHVKPKPVACSDCGKYFTDNVQPVEQKKHNRDAKCPVYRKRFDNEPNLTLEKNHKGEKPFQCPECGKCFSIYYELYVHKKTHMEDSNY